In Cataglyphis hispanica isolate Lineage 1 chromosome 8, ULB_Chis1_1.0, whole genome shotgun sequence, the DNA window atgtttttttttacaatgacgtaggaaaatttatacaattatataaagtgaCCTAAAAGTATTCCtgaaaaaactaatatttaaaatatgatcagTGCTTCTTCGTGTTCTTCAacaatttctcatatttacatttactgGAGTACCATAAGGCGAATGGAATAAGTAGAGAAGGTAGAGTCATTACTGCGAACGCGGCCCAATCGATCTATGAGACACAAAAAAACATGATTACTTTGAGAcaatgacattttaattttaggatGTATGAATGGATGGATGAATCTATTTACTTTAGTTTACATAAAACTTTCTTACATACGCAGTCTAAAGTATTGTAAGtttgttacaaaaaagaaaacaatgcaACTGTCGGCATATATGTAACATGGGCATCTTATtaacatagaaataatttataataatttacatggaaaggaaatacaattaaaaatcagatcacaaaatgataaaaaattaagtataaaaatgtacacaaGATGTACCATAGGacatataatttgtatctatatataagtatatatactgcattatataaattgttcacTTTACTTCCCactaaattttccaaaataacTGTGAGATTATTCCTCCACAAGATTCTAATCTttcattatgaataatatctgatatttataattatacttaccACATGAGATGAAAATTGTTTATCATAGTCTCTATACGCCACAATAAGTCCTTCACCAGGTTCACTGCTTACAGCCACTTGTAATCTAGGAGCCTCTTGAAAGCGACGGTACAAAACTTCAGCCGAGGTAAAGTTGAAATAACCAAACTTGCGTGGTCTTACAACCACAGTGTGGCTCACATTCGTGTAGGGAGGTACATTATCGATCCTAGCGTTTAATTCGCCGCTCACGTGAGTAAAATGATCTGGATGGAATGAATTGTCTGTGATCTCAACTTCAGATGCAGCCACATTGCcagtattataaatagtatactgtaaatttcatttttttaaatataaagatatgttTGTGTAACACTTTACTAAAATGGGTAGAATATCCATTGAGTATATgtacaatacattttaataatatatctcgatTATGGAAAATCATCATTAaaagaatactttttttaataagatactctatggatatttaaaatgttgaatGTAGAAAATACTTTTCTCTCAATACCTTAATAACTATATCCATATTTTCTACTAGATATTTGTTAAGTATCTGTTTAGAAACTAATAATCTAGCagctttctcttcctcctctgcATATGCACTTATGCATAACATAGCGAATGCTGCGACTAAGATGTGCCACTTCATTTTCtgcaagattaaaaaagatttcattaattattactcaTCAATTTTCGTTGCAAGAGACCGTTAACACATGTGAAtcgaacaattaatttatactcgCGACTTTATGTCAACCTTATGTCAATTTATCCAtcaatcttgaaaattatgttaCCAGGTGATTTGGCCAGTTTTATATGAGATTACTTGCATTTATGCACTCTGAATGTAAGAATATACTTACAAGTATATGAATAACGAATGAAACttacgtgtttttttttttttgtgtatggAAAATGTCCAATGCGACTACAGTGATTGCTATAGTCGCTCGTTTTCAGCGCACAAAACGTCTCGTGTCACTCGACTCCATACAAGAGAACTTGGGGAAGGGAGAGAACTGGCGATAAATGCCAACAGCGCTCCATTCACTGCCACGTTTCTGACACAATTGCACACGAGTGATAAATCCGCGTACACAAATCGCTACTTCCGGTACGCGCAGTAAGAACCAAGATGGCGTTAGCCATCAAAGAATGCGTTCAAAAAGCCTACTGGTGAAACAGAACAGCTTTTAATAGACCAATCAGGATAAAGAAATCTTGGTTcttttgtcctg includes these proteins:
- the LOC126851709 gene encoding translocon-associated protein subunit beta, whose product is MKWHILVAAFAMLCISAYAEEEEKAARLLVSKQILNKYLVENMDIVIKYTIYNTGNVAASEVEITDNSFHPDHFTHVSGELNARIDNVPPYTNVSHTVVVRPRKFGYFNFTSAEVLYRRFQEAPRLQVAVSSEPGEGLIVAYRDYDKQFSSHVIDWAAFAVMTLPSLLIPFALWYSSKCKYEKLLKNTKKH